A genomic window from Haliaeetus albicilla chromosome 10, bHalAlb1.1, whole genome shotgun sequence includes:
- the ZCCHC8 gene encoding zinc finger CCHC domain-containing protein 8 isoform X3 — protein sequence MLSHSPPVFFWKRTVKQQARILLKKLKKLLVPKPHCFNCGSEDHQMKDCPKPRNAARISEKRKEFMEACGEASNQNFQQRYHAEEVEERFGKFKPGVISGELQDALGVTDKSLPPFIYRMRQLGYPPGWLKEAEMEYSGLALYDGKGDGGMEDEGSHQTKRTTYDVSKLINYPGFNISTPSGIPDEWQIFGSIPMQPSQQKDVFANYLSNFHAPSPKSSNKRAASQSRSHHSKRPKDDNLEVPAADMDLDSDLEVSQRSQTHNSFQFQPPLPPGHPSMSTPPPLPRGTPPLNLTPPQPSTPTRPPLPRTTPPLNPSSDIPQPKIVDSIMDEDTLTLEELEEQQRLIWAALEQAESTNSDSEIPVDTPLTGNSVTSSPSRNEVDLVAEVRSSDKVITVETRFSDISEQITENERSITSPNPGDSLLNFKENPDNTDSEGLLDNTMPAPNREVNDGENTGGSKVVTSTESSAKNSSLVPDMSKFAAGITPFEFENMAESTGVYLRIRSVLKNSPRNQQKKKT from the exons GCCAAAACCGCATTGTTTCAATTGTGGTTCTGAAGACCATCAAATGAAAGATTGCCCAAAG CCACGAAATGCAGCTCGTATAagtgagaagagaaaggagtttATGGAAGCTTGTGGTGAAGCGAGCAATCAGAATTTTCAGCAGCGTTATCATGCAGAAGAAGTAGAAGAGAGGTTTGGAAAATTTAAACCAGGAGTAATTAG TGGGGAACTTCAAGATGCACTTGGTGTCACAGATAAAAGTCTTCCTCCATTTATATATCGCATGCGTCAGCTGGGTTATCCTCCAGGCTGGCTCAAGGAGGCTGAAATGGAGTACTCGGGACTTGCACTTTACGATGGAAAAG GTGATGGTGGAATGGAAGATGAAGGATCTCACCAAACAAAACGCACCACTTACGATGTCTCTAAGTTGATAAACTATCCAGGCTTTAATATATCTACTCCAAGTGGGATCCCAGAT gaATGGCAGATATTTGGTTCCATCCCCATGCAGCCATCTCAACAGAAGGATGTTTTTGCTAACTACCTTTCAAATTTTCATGCG ccaAGTCCAAAATCTAGCAATAAAAGGGCTGCATCTCAGTCAAGGTCTCATCATTCTAAACGACCAAAAGACGACAATTTGGAGGTACCAGCAGCTGACATGGACCTAGATTCTG ACCTGGAAGTGTCACAAAGATCTCAAACTCACAACAGTTTTCAGTTCCAACCTCCACTGCCACCTGGACATCCATCGATGTCAACTCCTCCTCCTTTACCACGAGGAACACCTCCACTAAATCTTACACCACCTCAACCTTCAACACCCACACGCCCTCCTCTTCCTAGGACTACTCCACCATTGAATCCTTCCAGTGATATTCCTCAGCCAAAAATAGTGGACTCGATAATGGATGAGGATACTCTGACCTTGGAAGAGCTAGAGGAACAGCAGCGATTAATCTGGGCAGCATTAGAGCAGGCAGAAAGCACAAACAGTGACTCTGAGATTCCTGTTGATACACCTTTAACTGGAAATTCTGTTACATCATCACCATCTAGGAATGAAGTAGATCTTGTTGCAGAAGTAAGATCATCAGATAAGGTGATTACAGTGGAAACTAGGTTTTCCGACATCAGTGAACAGATAACAGAAAATGAACGTTCTATAACTAGTCCTAATCCAGGAGACAGTTTACTTAATTTCAAGGAAAATCCTGATAATACAGATTCTGAAGGCTTGCTGGATAACACCATGCCTGCTCCCAACCGCGAGGTTAATGATGGAGAAAATACAGGCGGTAGTAAAGTGGTAACAAGCACTGAATCATCTGCAAAAAACTCCAGTCTTGTTCCTGATATGAGCAAGTTTGCTGCAGGCATAACACcatttgaatttgaaaatatGGCAGAATCAACAGGTGTTTATCTACGAATAAGAAGCGTGTTAAAAAATTCCCCAAGaaaccagcaaaagaaaaagacttaG